TGGTCGGCGCCCGCCCCGGCCTGGTCGGCGCCCGCCTCGGTGGCGCCGCCGCAGCAGGCTCCGCCGCTGCCGCAGCCCCCACCGGGAGCGTCCCGCTCCGAGCCGAGGGTGAGCAGCACCACGTCGTACACGAAGGAGCCTCCTGCCTCTCGACGCGACCCCTGCCGGTCCCGCCGTCACTACTTGTTAGCCTGACACCCCGGGCTCGCTGACCGGTCGCCACCTGGCACCCGAGCCTTCTGGAGGCGGAGAAGATGCCAGCGATCGTGCTCATCGGCGCTCAGTGGGGCGACGAGGGCAAGGGCAAGGTTACCGACCTGCTGGGTGAGCGGGTCGACTACGTCGTGCGCTACTCCGGCGGCAACAACGCCGGTCACACGGTGATCACGCCGGACGGGCAGAAGTACGCGCTGCACCTGATGCCGTCGGGGGCGCTGTCGCCGAGCGCGATGATCGTCATCGGCAACGGTGTGGTCGTCGACCCGAAGGTGTTGCTGGCCGAGATCGACGGGCTCGCCGAACGTGGCGTGGACGTCTCCCGGCTGCGCATCTCCGGCGACGCGCACCTGATCATGCCGCACCATCGGGCGCTGGACCGGGTGGTCGAGCGCTACCTCGGCAGCGCCCGGATCGGCACCACCGGCCGGGGCATCGGCCCGGCGTACGGCGACAAGGTCGCCCGGATGGGCATCCGGCTGCAGGACCTGCTCGACCCGGGCATCCTGCGCAAGAAGCTGGAACTCGCGCTGCGCGAGAAGAACCAGCTCCTGTTCAAGATCTACAACCGCAAGGCGATCGACGTCGACGCGACGATCGAGGAGTACCTGGCGTACGCGGAGCGGCTCAAGCCGTACATCGCGGAGACCCGGGTCATGCTCTGGGACGCGCTGGACCGCGGCGAGACGGTCCTGCTGGAGGGCGCCCAGGCCACCATGCTCGACATGGACCACGGCACGTACCCCTTCGTGACCTCGTCGAACCCGACGGCCGGCGGGGCGTGCGTGGGCGCGGGCATCCCGCCGACGGCGATCACCAGGGTGATCGCGGTGAGCAAGGCGTACACCACCCGGGTGGGCTCCGGCCCGTTCCCGACCGAACTCTTCGACGACAACGGCCAGCACCTGCGCAAGATCGGCCACGAGTACGGCACCACCACCGGCCGGGAGCGCCGGTGCGGCTGGTTCGACGCCGTCGTCGCCCGGTACGCCTGCCGCCTCAACGGCGTCACCGACCTGGTGATCACCAAGCTGGACGTGCTGACCGGCATGGCGAAGGTGCCGATCTGCGTCGGGTACGAGATCAACGGCGAGCGCTTCGACGACATGCCGATGACGCAGACCGACTTCCACCACGCCACGCCGATCTACGAAGAGCTGGACGGCTGGTGGGAGGACATCTCCAAGGCCAGGACCGAGGACGAGCTCCCCGAGAACGCCCGCAGGTACATCGCCCGCATCGAGGAACTCACCAACACCCGCGTCAGCGTGGTGGGCGTAGGCCCCGGCCGCGAGGAAAACGTCCTCCGCCACCCCCTCCTCCCCTAACCCCCCACCCCACCCCGCCCTCCCGGCCCGGGCCCCCTCTCCCGGCGTCGATCATGAAGTTATTGCCCTACGAATCGGCGTGTCGCGGCAATAACTTCATGATCGACGCTCCGCCCCGGAGCGGGTTTTCCACAGGGGTGTGGATGGTTGTCCACAGGGGGTTCAGTCGAGGGCCAGTCGGCGCGACAGTGGGGGTGTGGATGCGCTGACGGTGTTGCGGCGGGTGGCTGCCCAGCGGGACGGGGTGGTGACCCTCGGGCAGGCTCGCGCGGCCGGCCTGACGGTGCACGAGGTGCAGCGGCTGTGCCGGGCAGGGCGCTGGCGGGTCGTCGCCAGGGGCGGCTACCTCGTCGATGCCGATCTCCATGACGGCATTCCCCGCCGCGCGCGGATCCGCGCCGTCGTCGCGTCCTTCGGTCCGTCGGCGGCTGCCGTTCTCGGGACGGCTGCCGAGTTGCACGGGATCGCCGGTTGCCGGCGGACCGACGAGATCCACCTGTCGGTGCCCGGGAGGGTGGCGAGACCACTTCGGGTCGCTCACCCGGAGGTGATCGTCCACCAGTTGGTCGTCGCCCCCGGGGAACTGGTCCGGGTGGCCGGCATCACCGCCACCGGGCCGCTGCGCACCGTCGCGGACGTGATTCTGCGTGAGGCGCGCTATCCGGCGGTCTGCGTGATCGATTCGGCGCTGAACCGTGGCCTCGTCACCGACGAGGAACTGCTGACCGTTCCGCGGCTGATCCGGGGCCGACGGGGAGCGGTCGCTGCTCGGGCCCATCTGGCGGAGGCGGACGGCCGCGCCCAGTCACCCTTGGAGACCCGTGCCAGGCTGCGCTGCGTCGACGGTCGGGTGGCACCGGACGCCCTCCAACTCGAGGTGCGTGACCAGGACGGCTACCTGCTCGGCATCGGCGACCTCGGCTGGCGGGTGTCGAGGCTGATCGCCGAGGCGGACGGTCGTGGCCCGCACAGCACCCCGGCAGCTGTCTTCGCCGACCGTCGGAGACAGAACCGGCTGCTCAACGCCGGCTGGCGCATCCTCCGCTTCACCTGGCAGGACACTCTCGATCCCGACTACATCCCCTGGACCGTCCGCCAGGCGATGGCCGTGGCCCGATCGCGTCGATCGTGAGATGGGCGCGACGTGGATCTCAGATACTGCCGCCAACTTCTTGATCAACGGGGTGGCTCGAGAGGCGCGTAGGATGCGGGGTCGTGCGCGTACTTCTTGTGGGGGGTGGCGGGCGGGAGCATGCGCTCGCGCTGGGCCTCGCGAACGATCCGGCCGTCGACCAGCTGATCGCGGCACCCGGCAACCCGGGTGTCGCCGCGGTGGCGGAGCTGCGGGAGGTGGCGGCGAACGATCCCGCCGCGGTCGCCGCGCTCGCCGTCGAGGTGCAGGCCGACCTGGTGGTGATCGGGCCGGAGGCGCCGCTGGTCGCCGGGGTCGCGGACGCCGTGCGCGCCAAGGGCGTCCCGGCCTTCGGGCCGTCGGCCGAGGCGGCCCGGCTGGAGGGTTCGAAGACCTTCGCCAAGGAGATCATGACGGCCGCCGGGGTGCCGACCGCCCGCGCCCACACCTGCACCGACGCGGAGAGCACCGCGAAGGCGCTCGACGACTTCGGCCCGCCGTACGTGGTGAAGAACGACGGGCTCGCCGCCGGCAAGGGCGTCGTGGTCACCGACGACCGCACGATCGCCGAGGAGCACGCGCGCGAGTGCGGCCGGGTGGTGATCGAGGAGTACCTGGCCGGTCCCGAGGTCTCCCTGTTCGTGGTGACCGACGGCGAGGCGGCGTTGCCGCTGCTGCCGGCGCAGGACTTCAAGCGGGTCGGCGACGGCGACACCGGCCCGAACACCGGCGGGATGGGGGCGTACGCGCCGCTGCCCTGGGCCCCGCCGGGCCTGGTCGACGAGGTGATGCGCGACGTCGTGCACCCGACGCTGGCCGAGATGCGTCGCCGGGGCACCCCCTTCGCCGGCCTGCTCTACGTCGGGCTGGCGCTGACCGCCGCCGGCCCCCGGGTGATCGAGTTCAACGCCCGGTTCGGCGACCCGGAGACGCAGGTCGTGCTGGCCCTGCTGGAGACGCCGCTGGCGGGGCTGCTGCACGCCGCCGCCACCGGCACGCTGGCCGCCCACCCGCCGCTGCGCTGGCGCGAGGGCGCGGCGGTCACCGTCGTGGTCGCCGCCGAGGGCTACCCGGCTGCCCCGCGTACCGGTGACGAGATCGTCGGCGCGGACCGCGCCGGGGTCATCCACGCTGGCACCCGCCGGGCCGACGACGGCACGTTGCGCTCCGCCGGGGGCCGCGTCCTCTGCGGTACGGCCACCGGCCCCGACCTGGCCGCCGCGCGGGACGCCGCCTACGCCCTGGTACGCGGCATCGAGCTGGCCGGCTCGCACCACCGCACCGACATCGCCGCCGCAGCGGTCGAGGGGCGGATCGCCGTCCCCGACTGACGGCCTCGGCCACGTCGCGCGAGGCCGGAGCGCGTCCCGTCAGCCGTAGTAGCGGCGCAGTTCCCGGGTGAGCACCTTGCCGGTGGCGTTGCGCGGCAGGTACTTGACGAAGATCACGTCCCGGGGGACGGAGAACCGGGCCAGGTAGTGCCGGACGTACTCGCGGACCGCCTCCGGGTCGAGGGTCTCGCCGGGGTGCAGGCCGAGGAAGGCGGCGAGCCGCTGGCCGTACTCGGGGTCGGGAACGCCGATGACGGCGGCCTCGCGTACCTGGGGGAGGCGGGCGAGCAGGTCCTCCACCTCGGACGGGAAGACGTTCTCCCCGCCCGAGACGATCATGTCGTCGGCGCGGCCGTCGACGAAGAGCAGCCCGTCGCTGTTGATCCGCCCCAGGTCACCGGTGTCGAGCAGCCCGTCGCGGGTCTCCCGCCGCGCCCCGGAGGTGTAGCCCTCGAAGAGCATCTCGTTGCCGACGAAGATCCGGCCCACCCGCCCGTCGGGGACCGGCCGGCCGTCGTCGTCCAGGATGGCCAGTCGGGTGCCGTGCGGTGGGCGACCGGCGGTGGTGGGGGCCTCGCGCAGGTCGGCGGGGGTGGCGATGGACGCCCAGGAGACCTCGGTCGAGCCGTACAGGTTGTAGATGACGTCGCCGTAGACGTCCATGAACCGGGGCGCGAGGCCGCCGGGCAGCGCCGAGCCGCTGACCGCGACCACCTTCAGCGGGGGCCGCGGGTCCGGCGGCGGCACGTCGAGCAGCCGCTGCACCATCACGGGTACGGCGAAGAGCGCCTGACACTCGTGGGTCACCAGCGCGTCCCGGGTGGCGGCGGGGTCGAACCGCCGGTGCAGCACGATCGTCGCGCGCAGCGCGAAGGAGACCTGGAGGGCGGCGTACCCCCAGGTGTGGAAGATCGGTGCGGCGATCATGACGGTGTCGCGGGCGTGCAGCGGGATCCGGTCGATGATGGACACCAGCGGGCCGAAGCCGTTGGGGGTGGGGCGGCGGGCGCCCTTCGGCGCGCCGGTGGTGCCGGAGGTGAGGACGATGGTGCGCCCGTCGCGCTCGGGTGGTTGCAGGTCGCCGGGGAGCGCGCCGGCCACCAGGTCCTCGTGCGCGCGTTCGTCGACCCGCTGGACCTCGGCGGGGAGGCCGACGACCCGCTCGGCGAACTCGTCGTCGTGCACCAGCACCCGCAGCCGCTGCTCCTCGGCGACGGTGGCCAGTTGGGCGGCGGAGAGTCCGGTGTTGACCAGCACGGCGTCCGCGCCGAGCACGGTGGCGGCGACGATCGCCTCGATCAGCCCGTGGTGGTTGCGGCAGAGCAGCCCGACCCGGTCGCCGGCCTGTACGCCGAGCGCGGCGCGCATGGCCCGGGCCAGCCGCTCGGCCCGGTCGAGCAGTTGCTGGTAGGTCAGCTCGGCGCCCGTCTCGTCGATGACGGCGGTGCGGCCCGGGTCCCGGGCGGCGGCCTGCCGCAGCTCGCCGGTGAGGCTCCAGCCCCACTTGCGCAGCGCCCCGAGCTGGGAGGCGACCCGGATCGGCCGGCCCGGGGTGAGCAGTCCGCGCCGGGTCAGTGTGGCCACGACGAACGGCAGGTCCATGCGGCGGGGCCTCCTCGTGCGGGGGTGCGGTGAAGGGCCCCACGAGGGGCCCTTCACCTGGGCTTCACCTTTCGATCATGCCTGCGTCGGCGGCGTCGGCCCAAGCCGTGGTGCCGTCCACCACCTGCGGTGGTGCGCGCCGACACCGTCGGTCACGGGTCAGCGGACGTGCACTCCGGAGATGGCGCGGGAGATGACCAGCCGCTGGATCTCGGAGGTGCCCTCGAAGATGGTGTAGATCTTCGCGTCCCGGTACCAGCGCTCGACCGGGTGGTCGCGGAGGAAGCCGGCCCCGCCGAGCAGCTGCACCGCCTTGTCGGTGACCGAGACGGCCACCTCGCCGGCCTTGAGCTTGGACATCGAGCCCTCGCCGGCGGTGAACGGGCGGTTGTTGCGCCCCATCCAGGAGGCCCGCCAGACCAGCAGCCGGGCGGCGTCGATCTCCATCCTCATGTCGGCCAGCGCGAACGCGACCGCCTGGTTCTCGATGATGGGCCGCCCGAACTGGACCCGGTCCTTGGCGTAGTCCAGGGCGTACTCGTAGGCGGCCCGGGCCACGCCGAGCGCCTGCGCGCCGACGGTGGGCCGGGACAGCTCGAAGGTGCGCATGGCGGCCTGGCCGGAGGCGCGCTGCCCGGCGCGGGCGCGGGCCAGCCGCTCGTCCAGGGCCTCCCTGCCGCCGAGCAGGCAACGTCCGGGCACCCGCACGTCGTCGAGGAAGACGTCGGCGGTGTGCGACGCGCGCAGCCCCAGCTTGCGCAGCTTGCGGGTGGCGCTGAGCCCCGCCGTTCCGGGCGGTACGACGAACGCGGCCTGCCCGCGCGAGCCCAGCTCGGGCTCGACGGAGGCGGTGACCACGTGCACCCCGGCGATCCCGCCGTTGGTGGCGTACGCCTTCTGCCCGCGCAGCACCCACTCGTCGCTGGCCTCGTCGTAGACCGCCCGGGTGCGCATCGCGCCGACGTCGGAGCCGGCCTCCGGCTCGCTGGTGCAGAACGCCGCGACGGCGGGCCGGTCGACGTCGCCGAAGCACTGCGGCACCCATTCGACCATCTGGTCGGGGGTGCCGGCGCCGTAGATGGCGGCGACCGCGAGGCCGGTGCCGAAGATGCTCAGGCCGATGCCGGCGTCACCCCAGAAGAGTTCCTCGCTGGCGATCGGCAGGGACAGGCCGGTGGGGTCGGCCCAGCAGGTGGCGAGGAACTCGAAGCCGTACAGGCCGACCTTCGCCGCCTCCTGGATGACCGGCCAGGGAGTCTCCTCCCGGGCGTCCCACTCGGCTGCGGCCGGGCGCACGACCTCGGCGGCGAAGCCGTGCACCCAGTCGCGTAGATCCCGCTGTTCCTCGTTCAGGTCGAGCGAGAACTCGGCCATCTCAGGCCTTGGGGATGTCGAACAGGTTGGCGATGTTGGCGGCCAGACCCAGGTCACCCTTGGCCTTGAGCTTGCCGGTCATGAACATCATGACCGGGTTGGCGCCACCGGAGACGATCTTGAGGAACTCGACCGGGCCCATGGTGAGGCTGAGCTTCGGGTCGCGGGTGGCGCCCTCGTTGACGGTGCAGGCGCCGTCGGCGATGACCACCTCGTAGGTGTCCGTGCCACCGTCGGGGCGGCCGGTGATGTTCCAGTGGATGACCGCGTTGGTCGAGCCCGCCCGGTCGGCGCGGAACAGCTGCGGCATCCGGCCGAAGACCTCGCTGAGGATCTTGCCGCGCAGGTCGCCGGACATCACCTCGGCGATCTTGTCGTCCGGGGTGGACTTGACCAGCTGGGCGAACTCCTTGGGGCCGACGTTGGCGAAGTTGGCCGGGTCGAAGTCAGTCATGGGATGCACCTTCCGGGGGTGTGAGTGGTTACTCAGGCGTAACCTTACGCACGAGTAGGTATGCTCGCAAGAGTGTCCAGCTCCCCCACCTTCAAGCGTCTCCCGCGCGCCGTCCGTGAGCAGCAGATGCTCGACGCCGCCGTGAAAGTCTTCTCCCGACGTGGCTTTCACGCCGCCAGCATGGACGAGATCGCCGACGACGCCGGCATCTCCAAGCCGATGGTCTACGCGTACCTCGGCACCAAGGAGGAGCTCTTCGTCGCCTGCCTGCACCGGGAGACCGCCCGGATGATGGAGGCGATCGCCGGGGCCGCCGCGCCGGACCTCCCCGCCGACCAGCGGCTCTGGCGCGGGCTGCGCGCCTTCTTCGGCTTCGTCGGCGCGCACCGGGACGGCTGGGCGGTGCTCTACCGGCAGGCCCGGGGCTCCCAGCCGTTCGCCGGGGAGCTGGCCGCCATGCGGACCCGGCTGGTGGACGTGGTCGCCGGGATGCTGGACCACGCGCTGCGCGCCGAGGGGCGCGAGGTCGCCGGGACCGAGCTGGAGTTGGTCGCGTACGCCCTGGTCGGGGCGTCCGAGTCGCTCGCCGACTGGCTCGCCGACCACCCCGAGGCGGACCCGGAGCGGACCGCCACCCGGATGATGAACGTCGCCTGGCTGGGCGCCGGTCAGCTCCTGCACGGCGTCACCTGGCGCCCCCCGACCCCCTAACCCCCCACCCCCATCCCCACTCCGGGGGGGGGGGGGGGGGCGCCGCAGGTTGATCATGAAGTTGTTGCCGCGACACGCCGATGGGCCGGGCAACAACTTCATGATCGACAGAGGAGAGGGGGGAGCGGGGAGTGGGGACGGCTGGTCAGCGGTGGGTGGTGGAGCGGGCGCGGGAGTGGGCGCGGCGGCGCAGCCAGCGGGCCAGCTCGACCAGGCCGGTGACGGCCAGGGAGAGGCCGACTCCGACGAGCAGGCCCTTGACCGGGTCGCGCTCGAAGGCCAGCCCGCCGAAGTAGCCGAGCAGCCCGCAGTACAGGCCCCAGGTGCCGGCCGCCACCGCGTCGAAGAACAGGAACCGCGCCAGCGGGTAGCGGACCGCGCCCATGGTCAGGGTGACCGCGGTGCGACCCCCGGGCACGTACCGCGAGGTGGTGAGGATCGAGCCGCCCCGCCGGTCCACGGCCCGCCGGGCCCACTCCGAGCCGGCGCGGCGGCGGCTGTCGGCCGGCAGCCGGGCCAGCCGGTGCGCGCCGCCGCCCCGGCCGATGGCGTACGAGACGTGGTCGCCGGCGAGCGCGCCGAGCGCGGCGGCCACGATCACCGGGACCAGCGCGGGCTCGCCCCCGGCGGCGAAGACCCCGGCGGTGATCACGACCGTCTCGCCCGGGACGGCCGGGAAGAACGCGTCGACCGCGGTGACCGCGAAGATCACCAGGTACACCCACGGCGAGGTCACCGTGTGGTGCAGCAGGTCGAGCACGGACTCCATGCCCTCATGCTGGGCGCTCGACCCCGGTCGCGGGCCGAGTCGCCGGTCAGGGGCCGCGCCGTCGGATCAGGGGCCGAGTCGCCGGTCAGGGGCCGAGTCGCCGGATCAGGGGCCGCGCCGTCGGGTCAGGGGCCGCGCCGCCGGATCAGGGGCCGCGCCGCCGGGTCAGGCGGCCACGGGACGGCCGGTCCGCACCGGGTCGCCCGCGGCCAGCCAGCCGAAGGGGGTCTTCTCCCCGGCGGTGGGACCGTGCGAGGTGAGCACCACCGGCGCTCCCAGCTCGGCCGTCACCGCCGCCGGCCAGTCGACTGGCGCGTCGTCGTCGTACACCGGACGGGTCGCCAGCAGGCGGGCGGTGAGCGCGGCCTGCCGGTCGAGGTCCCCCGCCGGGCCGGGGACGAGCCGGTCGGTGTCGGCGTAGCGGCGGCAGATCCGCAGCGCCGGCCGGGCCAGGTCGAGGTGGGTCAGCGCCAGCCCGTCGACGCCGCCGGCGACGTCGAGGGCGTACCGGTGGGCGACCGCGTCGAAGTGGCCGAACCGGAACCGGCCCTGCCAGGGGTTGGTCGGGTTGCGCGGGTCGGTGTACGGCAGCGCCGGGTCCTCGGTGACCAGCGGCCCGGGGCCGTGCCGGGTGGTGGTCACCCGCAGCACCCCGAGCCGCCGGGCGGTACCGGCCATCCCCGCCTCGGCGAGCAGCGCCTCCGCGTTGGCGAAGGTGGTGGTGCTCCACGTGGTGTACGGGTGGAAGCCGTGCCACTCGTCGAGCAGCACCCCCTGCGCCCCCTCGAACACGCAGGTCCCGGCCCGTAGCGCCCCGGCCAGCCAGGACTCCTCGACGATCGCCACCCGGCCGGCGAACCCGGCGTAAGCGGGCAAACAGTCGGCGACCGGCGGGGCGTCCAGCGGGCCCAGCTCGGCGGTGAGCCGGTCCCGCAGCAGGGTCAGTCGGCGACGCAGCCGCTCCGGGCTGCGGCAGTCCGCCACCCGGGGCGCCTCGTCGGGGTGGGCGAGGCCGTACGCGACCGCCTCGCCCACCCCCAGCCCGCAGGAGCCGTGCCGGTCGGCGCCCCGGGCGACCTCCCGGGCCTGGTTGGCGGCCCGGTGGTACGGCGTGGCCAGCAGCGCCTCGCCGTCCACGGTGAGCCGGTCGAGCGCGTCGGGCACCCCGACGGCGGCGAGGTGGTCGGCCTCGGCGGCCAGCGCCAGCGGGTCCACCACCACGTGCCGCGACAGGTGGGTACGCACCCCGGGGCGGAACGTGCCGGCGCCGAACTGCGCGAAGGTGTGGTGTCGTCCGTCGGGCAGCACGACGTTGTGCGCCGCCTGCGCGCCCCCGTTGAACCGGACGACGGTGTGCACCGGCCGGGTGGCGCAGAGCCAGTCCACGACGGTGCCCTTGCCGGCGTCG
This genomic interval from Micromonospora coxensis contains the following:
- a CDS encoding adenylosuccinate synthase, coding for MPAIVLIGAQWGDEGKGKVTDLLGERVDYVVRYSGGNNAGHTVITPDGQKYALHLMPSGALSPSAMIVIGNGVVVDPKVLLAEIDGLAERGVDVSRLRISGDAHLIMPHHRALDRVVERYLGSARIGTTGRGIGPAYGDKVARMGIRLQDLLDPGILRKKLELALREKNQLLFKIYNRKAIDVDATIEEYLAYAERLKPYIAETRVMLWDALDRGETVLLEGAQATMLDMDHGTYPFVTSSNPTAGGACVGAGIPPTAITRVIAVSKAYTTRVGSGPFPTELFDDNGQHLRKIGHEYGTTTGRERRCGWFDAVVARYACRLNGVTDLVITKLDVLTGMAKVPICVGYEINGERFDDMPMTQTDFHHATPIYEELDGWWEDISKARTEDELPENARRYIARIEELTNTRVSVVGVGPGREENVLRHPLLP
- a CDS encoding type IV toxin-antitoxin system AbiEi family antitoxin domain-containing protein — translated: MDALTVLRRVAAQRDGVVTLGQARAAGLTVHEVQRLCRAGRWRVVARGGYLVDADLHDGIPRRARIRAVVASFGPSAAAVLGTAAELHGIAGCRRTDEIHLSVPGRVARPLRVAHPEVIVHQLVVAPGELVRVAGITATGPLRTVADVILREARYPAVCVIDSALNRGLVTDEELLTVPRLIRGRRGAVAARAHLAEADGRAQSPLETRARLRCVDGRVAPDALQLEVRDQDGYLLGIGDLGWRVSRLIAEADGRGPHSTPAAVFADRRRQNRLLNAGWRILRFTWQDTLDPDYIPWTVRQAMAVARSRRS
- the purD gene encoding phosphoribosylamine--glycine ligase; the protein is MRVLLVGGGGREHALALGLANDPAVDQLIAAPGNPGVAAVAELREVAANDPAAVAALAVEVQADLVVIGPEAPLVAGVADAVRAKGVPAFGPSAEAARLEGSKTFAKEIMTAAGVPTARAHTCTDAESTAKALDDFGPPYVVKNDGLAAGKGVVVTDDRTIAEEHARECGRVVIEEYLAGPEVSLFVVTDGEAALPLLPAQDFKRVGDGDTGPNTGGMGAYAPLPWAPPGLVDEVMRDVVHPTLAEMRRRGTPFAGLLYVGLALTAAGPRVIEFNARFGDPETQVVLALLETPLAGLLHAAATGTLAAHPPLRWREGAAVTVVVAAEGYPAAPRTGDEIVGADRAGVIHAGTRRADDGTLRSAGGRVLCGTATGPDLAAARDAAYALVRGIELAGSHHRTDIAAAAVEGRIAVPD
- a CDS encoding AMP-binding protein → MDLPFVVATLTRRGLLTPGRPIRVASQLGALRKWGWSLTGELRQAAARDPGRTAVIDETGAELTYQQLLDRAERLARAMRAALGVQAGDRVGLLCRNHHGLIEAIVAATVLGADAVLVNTGLSAAQLATVAEEQRLRVLVHDDEFAERVVGLPAEVQRVDERAHEDLVAGALPGDLQPPERDGRTIVLTSGTTGAPKGARRPTPNGFGPLVSIIDRIPLHARDTVMIAAPIFHTWGYAALQVSFALRATIVLHRRFDPAATRDALVTHECQALFAVPVMVQRLLDVPPPDPRPPLKVVAVSGSALPGGLAPRFMDVYGDVIYNLYGSTEVSWASIATPADLREAPTTAGRPPHGTRLAILDDDGRPVPDGRVGRIFVGNEMLFEGYTSGARRETRDGLLDTGDLGRINSDGLLFVDGRADDMIVSGGENVFPSEVEDLLARLPQVREAAVIGVPDPEYGQRLAAFLGLHPGETLDPEAVREYVRHYLARFSVPRDVIFVKYLPRNATGKVLTRELRRYYG
- a CDS encoding acyl-CoA dehydrogenase family protein codes for the protein MAEFSLDLNEEQRDLRDWVHGFAAEVVRPAAAEWDAREETPWPVIQEAAKVGLYGFEFLATCWADPTGLSLPIASEELFWGDAGIGLSIFGTGLAVAAIYGAGTPDQMVEWVPQCFGDVDRPAVAAFCTSEPEAGSDVGAMRTRAVYDEASDEWVLRGQKAYATNGGIAGVHVVTASVEPELGSRGQAAFVVPPGTAGLSATRKLRKLGLRASHTADVFLDDVRVPGRCLLGGREALDERLARARAGQRASGQAAMRTFELSRPTVGAQALGVARAAYEYALDYAKDRVQFGRPIIENQAVAFALADMRMEIDAARLLVWRASWMGRNNRPFTAGEGSMSKLKAGEVAVSVTDKAVQLLGGAGFLRDHPVERWYRDAKIYTIFEGTSEIQRLVISRAISGVHVR
- a CDS encoding SCP2 sterol-binding domain-containing protein; amino-acid sequence: MTDFDPANFANVGPKEFAQLVKSTPDDKIAEVMSGDLRGKILSEVFGRMPQLFRADRAGSTNAVIHWNITGRPDGGTDTYEVVIADGACTVNEGATRDPKLSLTMGPVEFLKIVSGGANPVMMFMTGKLKAKGDLGLAANIANLFDIPKA
- a CDS encoding TetR/AcrR family transcriptional regulator, translating into MSSSPTFKRLPRAVREQQMLDAAVKVFSRRGFHAASMDEIADDAGISKPMVYAYLGTKEELFVACLHRETARMMEAIAGAAAPDLPADQRLWRGLRAFFGFVGAHRDGWAVLYRQARGSQPFAGELAAMRTRLVDVVAGMLDHALRAEGREVAGTELELVAYALVGASESLADWLADHPEADPERTATRMMNVAWLGAGQLLHGVTWRPPTP
- a CDS encoding DedA family protein, which produces MESVLDLLHHTVTSPWVYLVIFAVTAVDAFFPAVPGETVVITAGVFAAGGEPALVPVIVAAALGALAGDHVSYAIGRGGGAHRLARLPADSRRRAGSEWARRAVDRRGGSILTTSRYVPGGRTAVTLTMGAVRYPLARFLFFDAVAAGTWGLYCGLLGYFGGLAFERDPVKGLLVGVGLSLAVTGLVELARWLRRRAHSRARSTTHR
- a CDS encoding adenylosuccinate synthetase, translating into MNHVIVVDLGYGDAGKGTVVDWLCATRPVHTVVRFNGGAQAAHNVVLPDGRHHTFAQFGAGTFRPGVRTHLSRHVVVDPLALAAEADHLAAVGVPDALDRLTVDGEALLATPYHRAANQAREVARGADRHGSCGLGVGEAVAYGLAHPDEAPRVADCRSPERLRRRLTLLRDRLTAELGPLDAPPVADCLPAYAGFAGRVAIVEESWLAGALRAGTCVFEGAQGVLLDEWHGFHPYTTWSTTTFANAEALLAEAGMAGTARRLGVLRVTTTRHGPGPLVTEDPALPYTDPRNPTNPWQGRFRFGHFDAVAHRYALDVAGGVDGLALTHLDLARPALRICRRYADTDRLVPGPAGDLDRQAALTARLLATRPVYDDDAPVDWPAAVTAELGAPVVLTSHGPTAGEKTPFGWLAAGDPVRTGRPVAA